The proteins below are encoded in one region of Ostrea edulis chromosome 3, xbOstEdul1.1, whole genome shotgun sequence:
- the LOC125673562 gene encoding uncharacterized protein LOC125673562, producing MLYRVHLVFFAFFLSECRGRQITVQNISSATGDSKSLENFVFDLKFSIGSVSGKDLSNPIELSKTATPSPVQYVTDGDWTVVFKAQSLTGISPFEIYNSKGIRNEIRGSYPESCAALAKVPGCFTPYRTGLIDEWEKLDVQQVRFLIIINSDTCTKREVIFDGRLSTNTNWFTKERVLSSTWTDLTANQTYNLFSFNGIQDVRVNRHWSISHNFGGCPNDRAWFTTSFYPPTGCRFDKRKSAMPNFVVCPGTKMCNMQRESINADAFAIMIKAKNKLPEQ from the exons ATGTTATATCGAGTACACCTCGTTTTCTTTGCCTTTTTTCTCTCGGAGTGCCGAGGCAGGCAGATCACCGTTCAGAATATTTCCTCCGCAACAGGTGACAGTAAATCTCTGGAAAACTTCGTGTTCGACCTGAAGTTCAGTATCGGCAGCG TGTCCGGCAAGGATTTGTCTAATCCAATAGAAC tgtCCAAAACGGCAACACCCAGCCCAGTCCAGT ACGTAACGGATGGGGACTGGACCGTAGTTTTCAAAGCTCAGAGTCTAACGGGAATTTCTCCCTTTGAAATCTACAATTCCAAAGGTATTCGAAACGAAATCAGGGGTTCCTATCCCGAATCTTGTGCGGCGTTGGCCAAAGTTCCCGGATGTTTCACGCCATACAGAACTGGCCTGATCGATGAATGGGAAAAACTGGATGTTCAACAG GTTCGGTTTTTAATCATCATCAATAGCGACACCTGTACTAAGAGAGAAGTCATTTTTGACGGGAGACTGAGTACCAATACCAACTGGTTTACCAAAGAACGCGTCCTGAGCTCCACGTGGACTGATCTGACTGCAAACCAAACCTACAATCTCTTCTCTTTCAACGGAATACAAGA TGTAAGAGTGAATAGACACTGGTCAATCTCGCATAACTTTGGAGGATGTCCGAATGACAGGGCGTGGTTTACCACGTCGTTTTACCCTCCCACTGGCTGTCGTTTTGATAAACGAAAATCTGCCATGCCGAACTTTGTGGTATGCCCTGGAACCAAAATGTGCAACATGCAGAGAG AGTCTATCAATGCGGACGCGTTCGCCATCATGATTAAAGCTAAGAACAAGCTACCAGAGCAATAG